The DNA segment ATCCATCAttttaaaacctttattttatcTATTCTTTTTCTTGTCAGGTGACCTGGTCCCAGGTCTGTCCTCGTAGATGTCAGTGCCCGGATGAGCCCCCACTGTGTCCCCCCGGGGTGCCCCTGATCCTGGACGACTGCGCCTGCTGCCTGGTGTGCGCCCGTCAGAGAGGGCAGCCATGTTCGGACATGAATCCCTGCGACACCCATAAAGGGCTGCGGTGTGAATACTCCACAGACGTCCACAAGAGGACGGGCATCTGTGTCGGTGAGCTGTGTCTACCCCCAAGAATGATAAATGACCCGATCAAACATCCAGGGACCCACACAGTAATTTAAcccctttcccccccctccctgcagctcaCGGGGGTGATGCATGTGTGTTGGACGGGTCTGTCTATCAGAGCGGACAGACCTTTTTCCCCAGCTGTAAGTACCAGTGCACGTGCCGCGACAGGCAGATCGGCTGCGTGCCGCGCTGCAGCCTTGACGTGATGCTGCCCGGGCCCGATTGCCCCATGCCCCGCAGGGTTCAGGTGCCTGGAGAGTGCTGCGAAAAGTGGGTTTGTGACCCCCAGGCTGAGGCCAGCGCTTTAGGTGGCTTTGCCATGGCTGGTGAGTGGACATCACTCCATGGTGTCAGTTACTATGGTGACAGAAAAATGAGAGGctgtgctggagcagcagcataaTGAGTCTCTGGATTTTACATGATCTTAAAGTAACTGTTGAGCTTTCGCATTTGTAAATGTCCCTAAATGCAACACACTGGTGGTCACATGACATGTCACTGAAATTTGCAGATATAATGCCGATAAAGTCGTTAAAACTATAAAGGTGTCGGATTATTGAATGAGAGTTGAGCTCTGGGCATTTGTCCGTCTGCATGTTCGTCTCAGCCTATCGTCAGGAGGAAACGGTCAGATTTGACGGTTGGGACTCCAGCCTGAACTGCATCGAGCAGACCACAGAGTGGGGCGCCTGCTCCCAAACGTGTGGGATGGGTGTGTCCACCAGGGTCACCAACAAAAACCGTCGGTGTGAGATGGTGAAGCAGAGCCGGTTGTGTACGATCAGGCCCTGCGCGGACCAGCTGGACCGGAGACAGCTCGCATATCCCGCACCGAAGGTTctatttaaaaacagaaacaccacATTACTTTACTGTATTCGAATTTTCACCATTGAATAAAACAGTGTAACTTTCTTCATCCGCAGAGAGGCAGCAAGTGCCAGAGGGTGGTGCAGAGCGGCACGGCCGTGCAGCTCGCCTACAAGAACTGCACGAGCATCCAGGCCTACAAACCACGTTACTGCGGGTCCTGCACAGACGGCCGGTGCTGCACCCCCCACAGAACCAAGACGACCCTGGTGGACTTCCAGTGCACCAACGGTAAAAGCGCCAGGAGGCCGGTCATGGTGATCCTGACCTGTGCCTGCCACAGTCACTGCCCCCGAGACAACGCTGTGTGGCCGCCGCCGGGCATGACACGCAGCAGCATGAGGTTATAGGTCAAGAGGTCACTGTGCACGTCATACCGAGGTCACGCCGAAGAGTAGGTCGAGAGTTGGGGGTCGAAATGAAAATCTTTTCATTGTGAGAATTATGTATCATATGatgcataataataataattgtctGAGCTGTGGGAAAATGTAACTGCGTAACATCCTGTGGACAAAGCATCATCTTCCCCGCCGGAGTGAAGCACTTAAACGTTTCGATAAAGTGAATCGGGGAGAGCGGCTCGCCAGAGAAAAGGACGCTTGAGATGTGATCGGGACGCTCAAAACAGGTTAAAACTGCCTCTTTTTTAGAGGTCAAACGGTGTGAATTAGTTTTTTTATTAACCAGTGAGATCATTGAAAGTGCCTCCTGTTGTAATTGTTGTCTGACTGATGTCTGTCCTCCAGACAATACTCTAACATCCTGTCGTGTAAAGGCTGGACATTTTAATCTAAAAAGACAGATGAAGCTGTCAGGAAATTGGTCTGTGGGTGAAGTCGGCTTCCCCGGCATCACCGTGGTCATTTTTCAACTGTgccacacatttttaaaatatctaCGCTGTGTACTTTGACTTGGTCCGAATCGAGGGCTCAACCAATAACAGAGGTCACCCTGGTGACCTGGTGCTATTTCTAGCATTTGTCTGAAATCTCACCCCCGCTGTAAAATGCCTGAACCCGTGTtctcctccaacatctgcttcaTAAGCTGTAATACAACACTCATTACCTGTTCTGCTCATGTATCTGCCTGGATAATACTGCCAATGCCAAAATTTTCAGAATAAACTTGAGTTTTCCTTTGTATCAAAGTTGTTCTCTGATGATAATATATCAGTGAAATTTTCACGATAACCTAACAAATAAACTAGGCATATGGAATAAACTGAACTAAAAGCATCTGTTTGCAGTGGATAATACTACACACCTAAAATTAAAGGCTAATAAAACACTAGAGTTGATCCATCTTTGTTATGGGGCAAATAGTATGAAACACATGCTACCTAAAGTTCTACGCCAACAGAgtgggggaaagggggggggtgaccctttgacctttgctcctTCCCACCAGGAAGTTCACAGTGGAAAACCTTATTATTCCCTGGATAACTGCAGCTTCCTAATATAACTTTTCAGTGGAAACTTCAGCTCATCACCAGCACGGATCAGTGAGGGACAGGCAACACACTCAACATCTGGCTGGGTGGATGATGAATTGAGGGT comes from the Takifugu rubripes chromosome 7, fTakRub1.2, whole genome shotgun sequence genome and includes:
- the ccn3 gene encoding CCN family member 3, with translation MMLTALLVLSFTAQVTWSQVCPRRCQCPDEPPLCPPGVPLILDDCACCLVCARQRGQPCSDMNPCDTHKGLRCEYSTDVHKRTGICVAHGGDACVLDGSVYQSGQTFFPSCKYQCTCRDRQIGCVPRCSLDVMLPGPDCPMPRRVQVPGECCEKWVCDPQAEASALGGFAMAAYRQEETVRFDGWDSSLNCIEQTTEWGACSQTCGMGVSTRVTNKNRRCEMVKQSRLCTIRPCADQLDRRQLAYPAPKRGSKCQRVVQSGTAVQLAYKNCTSIQAYKPRYCGSCTDGRCCTPHRTKTTLVDFQCTNGKSARRPVMVILTCACHSHCPRDNAVWPPPGMTRSSMRL